The sequence tgcgaatttgttctcagCGTAagctttgtaaaatttgtcacagaatttatggcaagacttaCTACAAACAAGCGGCACCTTGTATACGTTTTTTGTTCGCATCTTTATcatgtttatacatatttataatattattaatattgcttACATTCTTACTTAGAAATGGTATGCATTTGTCGGTATcacaaaagtttttattattatttcctattTAGGTGCAGTTCCTAttcaacataaatatttaaatacacccCTTGTAAGTTTATCTAAAAAATTCAGTAACAAACTGgagcaaaaacgaaaacaattaaaacCAACATGAGGGGAAACTGACacgaaatgtaaaaaattattcattttagGCAGTTTTTGAAATCCCGCCTCAATtactatttaatattattttgggggaaaaagaaatccattattttctcggtagatggctgtagtgatcgatatctggtaaagtatcgatcaaacaatttaaagtttatgctcgttgtcaaggtgacatttcgcaCTAAAAAGATTCTTTTCCtcctttttgtttgttccattcagttgtgagttacagggtgttaacaatggaagtcaataaagagaaatttcggtacattttacagtttttctttgataaagtcgAACATGCCAAGCCgcagaaattgtgaatggtgtttatggtgccgatactgtaacatcTAATTACGTACCATTTTCGTTTCGTTCATTCCGTTGAGGCATTTTtgctgttaaagaaaatgtcgataaagtcGCAGAAATAATCAAGTCacgcaaaaattttacacaaaaataatggatatcTATTTCTGGGaaaatatttctgccataaaagatCTCATAAAAAAGatctaccgttcggaggtggcataaaaatttcaacatcTTCTTTTTTACAAATTGTGCTTTCCAGCTTTGTTATATTAACTGCTTTGAAGATCTTTAAAGGCACACTGTTCGATTGCGAAGTTTCCTtacatatcttcttcttcttccttgcTTTTGCCCTGTTTCTCTTGGGGTCAGCTGTACTAGTTAGTAATTGCTAGATCTTTCGATCTTGGCTCGTCTCGGTGTTTAAATTCGCATGTTTCATGTCGCTTTCTACTTCCTTATCGATGAGTTTTTAAGTGGCCttactttttttgtgatttttttagtaGTATCATGTGGCATTATTATCTGCGAATTTAGTCAGTCACTGTAACATAGCCTAAACCTTTCACTATTTCTTATTTTGCCCTTCTTTTTATCTCGTTTTCAGGtttacttgtacatatgtgtcACGTTATTGACGCTAATCGTCATTGGCTGGTACATCTTCTACAAACGATGGCAACAAAATAAAGAACGACAGCTGATGTTACAAGCACAAATACGCGGTGCATCATCTAGCGCTGCCGGCGATATGACCGGCTTGCGTTTCCGTAAACGCGACAAGATGCTCTTTTACGGTCGTCGAATGTTGCGAAAAGTGAAGAACGTATCTGGGCAGATGTATGGTGGACAGGGACGCAAACGGAAAGCAGTTATGCGTTTTGCGAAGCGTATTCTTCAGCTGCGCCGTGAAAACATCCCAACGCTTCTGAATACAGTAGAGCCACCGGCCGAGTATTTGCAAGAGACAACTGAAGGCAGCGATCGAGTGCCGCCTGACGCTCTCTATATGCTCCAAAGCATACGCATATTCGGACACTTTGAAAAACCGATTTTCCTTAAGTTGTGTAAACACACGGAAGTATTGACGCTGGAGCCAGGCGATTTTCTCTTCAAGATTACTGACTCCGATGACAGCGTATTCATTGTGCAATCTGGTTTGGtgcatgtttttatttcaaatgctGACGGCAGCACACTGTCGTTGAAAACAGTGAAGACGGGTGAATCAGTAACGTCGCTATTGAGTTTCATCGATGTGTTGTCAGGTAGTCCGAGCTACTATAAAACCGTCACCGCTAAGGCAATAGAAAAATCCGTTGTTATACGCCTACCAATGCAGGTAAACATTTGCAATTCGCTTTTAAATGTATCTCTGTTATGCTCGCATTTTCCATTAGGCTTTCCAAGAGGTGTTCAATGAGAATCCCGACATTATGATACGCGTCATTCAGGTGATTATGGTGCGTTTGCAGCGTGTGCTCTTCACGGCACTGCGCACATATCTCGGTCTCAATTCGGAGTTAGTGCAAAGCCATATGCGTATTAAGAAAAGTGCTGGTGCCACAATTTTAAAGACATCACCTCTATATCGACGCTCCACACACCCAGATGCAGTACAGCACTCATTGTCAGACTTTATGCCACCACCAGACATGTTGGTCGACTTGGCGCATGAGTCAGAACGTCATTCGGGCATACAAACTGCCTTGCCAAATGCTCAGCCAGCGGGTAATGGTAGTGCCAATAGTGGAGGTGGCGCTACCGGTGGTGGACAATCGACGCTGGCCAATTCACGAGCAAACAGCATTGGTAACTTAGTAACTCGTCGCTATTCACTTATACACGCGGAAGCGCTGGCGAATGCCGCCAACGCAGAGTTGACCAGCTTACGCGGCTATGCATTGGACAGCTTCTTGCGTGAACTCGGCTTGCCGGAAGACGATCGCGCATTTATTGATCCATTTGTGGAGCTGGACGAAGTGGAGGCGAATATTGCGTTGATCAACGAAGGAAGTATGGATGTAAGTGATTAACATTTAGTTAGGAGTGATGATTGGCCTACGAATGTGGTTTTTGTCTCGTATTTGAAGGATATCTGTGTTTGGATTGTGCTCACTGGCGCTCTGAACGTGTATCAAAGCAACGTGGATGTCACACGTACAGTAAAGACTGAAAACGCCGATGTGTTTATTTACACAGTGCACCCAGGGGAAATCGTTGGCGGACTGGCGATACTTACTGGCGAGGCAAGCATGTacactataaaaacaaaatatataactcGACTAGCTTACATACGACGTCCTGGCATTTATGCGTAAgctattttgtaaattattatccaatatatttctaaaacttttattCACTCTGTCTTCTGCAGAATAATGCGTGAGCGTCCTCGCATTGTACTTGATCTCGGTAATTGTGAAGTGCGTCGTCTCTCGCCTCTGGTTCGTCAATGCGATTACGCGTTCGATTGGGTTTTCCTTGAGTCTGGGCGTGCCGTCTACCGACAGGAGGAGAATAGTGATAGTACTTACATCGTGCTCAGTGGGCGTATGCGTTCTGTGATAACGCAATCTAGtggcaaaaaagaaataatcggCGAGTACGGCAAAGGTGATCTTGTGGGACTGGTGGAGATGATAACGGAGACTTGTCGTACAACGACTGTGATGGCTGTGCGCGATACAGAGCTTGCCAAATTGCCGGAAGGCCTTTTCAATGCAATAAAATTGCGTTATCCGATTGTCGTGACAAAGCTGATAAGTCTTTTAAGTCACCGTATATTGGGCACCATGCAAACTCGGCATGACAGCACATCAGCACCCTTTGAGGCAAATCCGGTAACACACAAATACTCTACTGTAGCGTTAGTGCCGGTTAGCGACGATGTGCCGTTAACAGCGTTCACCTACGAACTTTACCACTCGTTATGCGCAATTGGTTAgttaattagaaattaattcAACACAAATCATTGAAATCACAATGCTTAGGTAGCCagataaaatattaaacaaacacATTCACAATGGCGTGTATGATTAATTTGATTAATGTGTTCTTTCAATTATTATATTGTTTGTGTAGTGATTCGTCTGATAATTTGATTTGTGTTCAAATGATTTCTGACTTGTGAGATCGTTAATTCTTATAGTTATATTCGTCAGTTTATATgataaattcgaaattttgtaaattaaaatcttaatgCCCCTCATTTTAGGCCCCACTTTGCGTCTTACATCAGAGGTGGTTCGCAAACAGCTCGGCATGCACATATTCGAGCCGAGCAATGAATATCGTATGACCTCTTGGCTAGCACAACAAGAAGATCGCAACACCATCACTCTGTATCAGTGTGACTCATCGCTCAGCGCTTGGACACAACGTTGCTTGCGGCAAGCGGACGTCGTACTTATCGTGGGACTTGGAGATCATACGACGACGGTCGGTAAATTTGAACGTGAAATCGATCGTCTTGCAATGCGCACACAAAAAGAGCTCGTACTGCTATATCACGAATCGAGTACTACGAAACCGAAGAACACACTGCAATGGCTGAATGTCAGGCCATGGGTCACCAAACATCATCACCTGCAGTGTCCAAAGCGCATGTTTTCGCGCAAGAGCCAATATCGCATTGTGAGTGAAAATTTTAGTGTTAGCAAGTTTTAGGAAAacacttaaattaaaacaacttTTTATCATATAATTGCTAGAATGATTTGTACAGCCGCGTTCTAATGTCCGAGCCGAATATGCATTCGGATTGTTCGCGCCTGGCACGTTGGCTAACTGGCAACTCCATCGGTTTGGTTTTGGGTGGTGGCGGTGCACGCGGTGCTGCACATATTGGCATGTTGAAAGCCGTGCAAGAGGCTGGCATACCGGTAGATATGGTGGGTGGTGTTAGCATTGGCGCGCTAATGGGTGCGCTGTGGTGTTCCGATCGGAATGTTACAACGGTTACACAGAAAGCGCGTGAATGGTCAAAGGTGTGTAGTTGCTACTGAAATTAATTAGaatagtaatttatttttacttttgtatttgtGTTACTTACAGAAAATGACAAAATGGTTCCTGCAATTGCTTGATCTCACTTATCCGATTACATCGATGTTCTCTGGACGAGAATTCAATAAAACCATTCACGAGACATTCGGCGATGTTGTCATCGAGGATTTATGGATTCCGTATTTTACACT comes from Anastrepha ludens isolate Willacy chromosome 3, idAnaLude1.1, whole genome shotgun sequence and encodes:
- the LOC128858312 gene encoding neuropathy target esterase sws isoform X1: MDFVSLIKSSYDDCGLLFSESWYNMLKMEIKINVYLYICVTLLTLIVIGWYIFYKRWQQNKERQLMLQAQIRGASSSAAGDMTGLRFRKRDKMLFYGRRMLRKVKNVSGQMYGGQGRKRKAVMRFAKRILQLRRENIPTLLNTVEPPAEYLQETTEGSDRVPPDALYMLQSIRIFGHFEKPIFLKLCKHTEVLTLEPGDFLFKITDSDDSVFIVQSGLVHVFISNADGSTLSLKTVKTGESVTSLLSFIDVLSGSPSYYKTVTAKAIEKSVVIRLPMQAFQEVFNENPDIMIRVIQVIMVRLQRVLFTALRTYLGLNSELVQSHMRIKKSAGATILKTSPLYRRSTHPDAVQHSLSDFMPPPDMLVDLAHESERHSGIQTALPNAQPAGNGSANSGGGATGGGQSTLANSRANSIGNLVTRRYSLIHAEALANAANAELTSLRGYALDSFLRELGLPEDDRAFIDPFVELDEVEANIALINEGSMDDICVWIVLTGALNVYQSNVDVTRTVKTENADVFIYTVHPGEIVGGLAILTGEASMYTIKTKYITRLAYIRRPGIYAIMRERPRIVLDLGNCEVRRLSPLVRQCDYAFDWVFLESGRAVYRQEENSDSTYIVLSGRMRSVITQSSGKKEIIGEYGKGDLVGLVEMITETCRTTTVMAVRDTELAKLPEGLFNAIKLRYPIVVTKLISLLSHRILGTMQTRHDSTSAPFEANPVTHKYSTVALVPVSDDVPLTAFTYELYHSLCAIGPTLRLTSEVVRKQLGMHIFEPSNEYRMTSWLAQQEDRNTITLYQCDSSLSAWTQRCLRQADVVLIVGLGDHTTTVGKFEREIDRLAMRTQKELVLLYHESSTTKPKNTLQWLNVRPWVTKHHHLQCPKRMFSRKSQYRINDLYSRVLMSEPNMHSDCSRLARWLTGNSIGLVLGGGGARGAAHIGMLKAVQEAGIPVDMVGGVSIGALMGALWCSDRNVTTVTQKAREWSKKMTKWFLQLLDLTYPITSMFSGREFNKTIHETFGDVVIEDLWIPYFTLTTDITASCHRIHTNGSLWRYIRSSMSLSGYMPPLCDPKDGHLLLDGGYVNNLPADVMHNLGAAHIIAIDVGSQDDMDLTNYGDDLSGWWLLYKKWNPFTTPVKVPDLPDIQSRLAYVSCVRQLEEVKNSDYCEYIRPPIDKYKTLAFGSFDEIRDVGYVYGKNYFDSMAKTGRLGRFNQWFNKEPLKKENHTSLSDYTFIDLAHIVCKLPETYISNEQFQQGYLFSEDEDYDGYISEPSTYKRIKIKRTGTSLSLSENEMDSDIEVDLSLAIRQHHAHRSRSTPHTPASESHTGGDQVDNNGRGSIVRFDGSVLFKGNGGGGSQISIRSRGGSTDFITPYDELNIDAVVDELPLDPVVIKKEEIKIEQTEIDATATTPVKTTETQVKEEDLCTPTPSNSNASIDASMKSTYTSNADSATSSLGVNISDAETIPTTTTSALESPSTAT
- the LOC128858312 gene encoding neuropathy target esterase sws isoform X2 is translated as MDFVSLIKSSYDDCGLLFSESWYNMLKMEIKINVYLYICVTLLTLIVIGWYIFYKRWQQNKERQLMLQAQIRGASSSAAGDMTGLRFRKRDKMLFYGRRMLRKVKNVSGQMYGGQGRKRKAVMRFAKRILQLRRENIPTLLNTVEPPAEYLQETTEGSDRVPPDALYMLQSIRIFGHFEKPIFLKLCKHTEVLTLEPGDFLFKITDSDDSVFIVQSGLVHVFISNADGSTLSLKTVKTGESVTSLLSFIDVLSGSPSYYKTVTAKAIEKSVVIRLPMQAFQEVFNENPDIMIRVIQVIMVRLQRVLFTALRTYLGLNSELVQSHMRIKKSAGATILKTSPLYRRSTHPDAVQHSLSDFMPPPDMLVDLAHESERHSGIQTALPNAQPAGNGSANSGGGATGGGQSTLANSRANSIGNLVTRRYSLIHAEALANAANAELTSLRGYALDSFLRELGLPEDDRAFIDPFVELDEVEANIALINEGSMDDICVWIVLTGALNVYQSNVDVTRTVKTENADVFIYTVHPGEIVGGLAILTGEASMYTIKTKYITRLAYIRRPGIYAIMRERPRIVLDLGNCEVRRLSPLVRQCDYAFDWVFLESGRAVYRQEENSDSTYIVLSGRMRSVITQSSGKKEIIGEYGKGDLVGLVEMITETCRTTTVMAVRDTELAKLPEGLFNAIKLRYPIVVTKLISLLSHRILGTMQTRHDSTSAPFEANPVTHKYSTVALVPVSDDVPLTAFTYELYHSLCAIGPTLRLTSEVVRKQLGMHIFEPSNEYRMTSWLAQQEDRNTITLYQCDSSLSAWTQRCLRQADVVLIVGLGDHTTTVGKFEREIDRLAMRTQKELVLLYHESSTTKPKNTLQWLNVRPWVTKHHHLQCPKRMFSRKSQYRINDLYSRVLMSEPNMHSDCSRLARWLTGNSIGLVLGGGGARGAAHIGMLKAVQEAGIPVDMVGGVSIGALMGALWCSDRNVTTVTQKAREWSKKMTKWFLQLLDLTYPITSMFSGREFNKTIHETFGDVVIEDLWIPYFTLTTDITASCHRIHTNGCLWRYVRASMSIAGVFPPFCDYRDGHLLLDGCYTNNVPADVMHNLGAAHIIAIDVGSQDDMDLTNYGDDLSGWWLLYKKWNPFTTPVKVPDLPDIQSRLAYVSCVRQLEEVKNSDYCEYIRPPIDKYKTLAFGSFDEIRDVGYVYGKNYFDSMAKTGRLGRFNQWFNKEPLKKENHTSLSDYTFIDLAHIVCKLPETYISNEQFQQGYLFSEDEDYDGYISEPSTYKRIKIKRTGTSLSLSENEMDSDIEVDLSLAIRQHHAHRSRSTPHTPASESHTGGDQVDNNGRGSIVRFDGSVLFKGNGGGGSQISIRSRGGSTDFITPYDELNIDAVVDELPLDPVVIKKEEIKIEQTEIDATATTPVKTTETQVKEEDLCTPTPSNSNASIDASMKSTYTSNADSATSSLGVNISDAETIPTTTTSALESPSTAT